In Fusobacterium nucleatum, the genomic stretch ATTATCTATAAAGATGATATTGAAAGCATCAAGAAAGCCTTGCAGGGTGAATTGCTTTTTCTATCAGAATTTAGAGAAAAAGTTTCCGACTATATCATCAATGAGGTAATCGGGTAATGGCTGTTACAAAGATACATCCGATTAAAAGCACACTTAAAAAAGCGATAGACTATATCTGCAACGGCGATAAAACCGATGCTGAAATCTATGTTACCACACATCTTTGCAGTAGAGAAAATGCTTATAAAAAATTTGAACTTACAAAGAAACAATTTGGTTCAAAAACCAAGACCTTAGCCCATCATTTAATCCAATCCTTTGTTCCGGAAGAAGTCAGTTTTGAAGAAGCACATCAGGTAGGAATTGAACTTTGTGAAAAGATTTTAGAGGGGAGATATGAGTATGTTTTAGCTACTCATATTGATAA encodes the following:
- a CDS encoding relaxase/mobilization nuclease domain-containing protein; the encoded protein is MAVTKIHPIKSTLKKAIDYICNGDKTDAEIYVTTHLCSRENAYKKFELTKKQFGSKTKTLAHHLIQSFVPEEVSFEEAHQVGIELCEKILEGRYEYVLATHIDKDHIHNHIIFNSIDVDEGKIYHSYYGSYMNIRNQSDRLCKEHNLSVINQEAQKEINEIK